A stretch of DNA from Streptomyces xanthii:
GCGTCCGCGAGGAACGCCAGGAGGAAGAACGCCGAGGCGTACTCAAGGAACGGCAGCAGGCCGGGGGAGAGGATCGCGGCCGCCGCGGCCGGCGGGTACTGCCAGGTCACGTCGTCCAGCGGAAACGTTCCGGTGCGCAGGACGTCGAACCAGCCCTGGTAGATCACCGACACATCGCTCGTCACGTCCGGGCCGGGCACCGTCACGACCTTGAAGACGCACAGCAGCAGAAGGGTCCTGGTCAAGGCCCAGACGACGAGCAGCGATGTGGGGGTTCGCGTCTTCATTCGAGTCATCATGCCCGCCGCTCCCGCGCCCTGGCCACGGACCCCCACGGCGTGCCGTGCTCCGCTTCACCGGTTCGGTACTGTCTGCCACGATGCACAAGACCCTGATCGTGACCAACGACTTCCCGCCCCGCCCCGGCGGCATCCAGGCCTTCCTGCACAACATGGCGCTGCGCCTGGACCCCGAACAGCTCGTCGTCTACGCGTCCACGTGGAAGCGGAGCCGGGAGGGCGTCGAGGCGACCGAGGCCTTCGACGCCGAGCAGCCCTTCACCGTCGTGCGCGACCGTACGACGATGCTGCTGCCGACCCCGCGCGTGACCCGCCGCGCGGTGGGCCTGCTTCAGGAACACGGCTGCACGAGCGTCTGGTTCGGGGCCGCCGCCCCGCTCGGCCTGATGGCGCCCGCGCTGCGCCGGGCCGGAGCGCGGCGCCTCGTCGCGACGACGCACGGCCACGAGGCGGGCTGGGCCCAGCTGCCCGCCTCCCGCCAACTGCTGCGCCGCATCGGCGAGGGCACCGACACGATCACCTACCTCGGCGAGTACACGCGCTCCCGGATCGCCGCCGCACTCACGCCCGAGGCCGCCGGCCGCATGGTCCAACTCCCGCCCGGCGTCGACGAGAAGACCTTCCACCCCGGCTCCGGCGGCGCCGAGATCCGGGCCCGGCTCGGGCTCAGCGACCGGCCCGTCGTCGTGTGCGTCTCGCGGCTCGTGCCGCGCAAGGGACAGGACACGCTGATCCTCGCCATGCCGCGCATCCTCACGGAGGTGCCGGACGCGGTGCTGCTGATCGTCGGCGGCGGGCCGTACGAGAAGGAGCTGCGGCGGCTCGCGCGGGAGACGGGCGTCGCGGACTCGGTGGTCTTCACGGGGGCCGTGCCGTGGAGCGAACTGCCGGCGCACTACGGGGCCGGGGACGTGTTCGCCATGCCGTGCCGGACGCGGCGCGGGGGGCTCGACGTCGAGGGGCTCGGCATCGTCTACCTGGAGGCCTCCGCGACCGGGCTGCCCGTCGTCGCCGGGGACTCCGGCGGGGCGCCGGACGCGGTGCTCGACGGGGAGACCGGGTGGGTCGTGCGGGGCGGTTCGCCGGAGGCGGCGGCGGATCGTGTCGTGCCGCTGTTGTCGGACCCGGAACTGCGGGCCCGGATGGGGGAGCGGGGGCGCGCCTGGGTCGAGGAGAAGTGGCGCTGGGACTTGCTGGCGGAGCGCCTGCGGGGGTTGTT
This window harbors:
- a CDS encoding glycosyltransferase family 4 protein encodes the protein MHKTLIVTNDFPPRPGGIQAFLHNMALRLDPEQLVVYASTWKRSREGVEATEAFDAEQPFTVVRDRTTMLLPTPRVTRRAVGLLQEHGCTSVWFGAAAPLGLMAPALRRAGARRLVATTHGHEAGWAQLPASRQLLRRIGEGTDTITYLGEYTRSRIAAALTPEAAGRMVQLPPGVDEKTFHPGSGGAEIRARLGLSDRPVVVCVSRLVPRKGQDTLILAMPRILTEVPDAVLLIVGGGPYEKELRRLARETGVADSVVFTGAVPWSELPAHYGAGDVFAMPCRTRRGGLDVEGLGIVYLEASATGLPVVAGDSGGAPDAVLDGETGWVVRGGSPEAAADRVVPLLSDPELRARMGERGRAWVEEKWRWDLLAERLRGLL